From Penicillium psychrofluorescens genome assembly, chromosome: 1, one genomic window encodes:
- a CDS encoding uncharacterized protein (ID:PFLUO_001391-T1.cds;~source:funannotate), which translates to MDLTHLTRPAILCQCSRCSSSLAALENEWARLSNSYSIATAWMSVNLHRISVSSERKQIPHSSDMSLLRGRIIQEVFCKLCQQKLGVLCALDNGPNVFWKMAKIAFREIVTMRTVEPIFNNASLSKLTTPKEPTHRDRSSIQEGALVPTGPADMNREPFSMQRQMQHQGRNIDQISSSVNHLQDTMMDLKHSFTSMRIEMNGPNRHTGENGAHNFDMIATVLKELKSKSEEIEKLKLEIEALKLKNRFIGGNQQNPTDTLSVANGALPVVRSPGLLQAGRKRPWAEVFPSEHIQPIADSFDEEDDMLDEVLFGDHPIHSSRVPLKDPHHVNGDQEQSGVVSPRLRLEVGRPSDPPSVTTGNEQSTAKRPRLAQSSDEPPQPNPSQRRPVGRPRKSFSQSAKPEISHALNESASADLTEAIDSAQLQSNPAPRGRGRPRRSTTSGSRPASPSVRNNGRSNAEGKDQTGQETSQTAPGVETNHQNGKPPVEEQKTGGDSTQDPPAEAAVHDKRKAKVAARDVMTRMAMQHEEMMETDGAQQ; encoded by the exons ATGGACTTGACCCATCTAACGCGCCCCGCGATCCTGTGCCAGTGCTCgcgctgctccagctcgctggctgcgctggagaACGAATGGGCCCGGCTCTCGAACTCATACTCGATCGCGACGGCATGGATGAGCGTCAACCTTCATCGCATCTCTGTCTCCTCCGAGCGCAAACAGATCCCGCACTCCTCTGATATGAGTCTCCTGCGCGGTCGCATTATTCAGGAAGTCTTCTGCAAGCTGTGTCAGCAGAAGCTTGGAGTGCTGTGCGCGCTGGATAATGG ACCGAATGTCTTCTGGAAGATGGCCAAAATTGCGTTTAGGGAAATAGTTACCATGCGAACGGTCGAGCCGATCTTCAACAATGCATCCCTAAGCAAACTGACCACCCCGAAAGAGCCTACACACCGCGATCGCAGTAGCATTCAAGAGGGCGCTTTAGTACCTACCGGACCCGCCGACATGAATCGCGAACCTTTTTCCATGCAACGGCAGATGCAGCACCAGGGCCGAAATATAGATCAAATCTCCAGCTCGGTGAATCACCTACAGGACACGATGATGGATCTGAAACACTCTTTCACGTCCATGCGCATTGAAATGAACGGGCCCAATAGACACACCGGCGAGAATGGCGCACATAACTTCGACATGATCGCTACAGTGTTGAAAGAGCTCAAGTCCAAGTcagaagagattgagaaACTGAAGCTGGAAATTGAGGCGCTGAAACTCAAGAACCGCTTTATAGGAGGGAATCAACAAAATCCAACGGACACTTTATCGGTAGCCAACGGCGCACTCCCAGTGGTTCGGAGTCCAGGCTTACTGCAAGCCGGCCGCAAACGTCCTTGGGCCGAGGTCTTCCCGAGTGAGCATATCCAGCCGATTGCCGACTCctttgatgaggaggacgatATGTTGGACGAAGTTTTGTTCGGAGACCATCCCATTCACTCTAGCCGTGTTCCGCTCAAGGATCCGCACCATGTCAATGGCGACCAAGAACAATCCGGTGTTGTGTCTCCAAGGCTCCGCTTAGAAGTTGGCCGGCCGTCTGATCCCCCATCTGTCACGACCGGGAATGAGCAAAGCACGGCAAAGCGCCCGCGACTCGCCCAGTCCAGCGATGAACCACCTCAGCCAAATCCATCACAAAGAAGGCCAGTCGGTCGACCAAGAAAGTCTTTCAGCCAGTCAGCGAAGCCGGAGATCTCGCACGCATTGAATGAATCTGCATCCGCCGATCTGACCGAAGCTATCGATTCGGCGCAACTTCAATCCAACCCTGCccctcgaggaagaggccgtCCCCGACGCAGCACAACTTCAGGATCCCGACCTGCTTCACCTTCGGTGCGGAATAACGGGCGATCAAACGCGGAGGGAAAGGACCAGACGGGACAGGAAACCTCGCAGACGGCACCTGGCGTGGAAACCAATCACCAAAATGGCAAACCCCCGGTTGAGGAGCAGAAGACAGGCGGAGATAGTACTCAAGACCCTCCAGCCGAAGCGGCAGTGCACGATAAGcgcaaggccaaggtcgCGGCGCGGGACGTCATGACCCGGATGGCCATGCAGCACGAAGAAATGATGGAGACGGACGGGGCGCAACAATGA
- a CDS encoding uncharacterized protein (ID:PFLUO_001392-T1.cds;~source:funannotate): protein MAHLSTAAMAQASIANSSWHGAGAAEFDLRSDTMTKPTPSMLEAICQTTLLDDVFNEDPVTNSLQTYVAERTGHEGGLLVMSGTMGNQVALRTHLVQPPYAVLCDHRSHIVKYEAGGVSSWTGATVQAVIPKNGIHLTLEDVQKHAVLGDNDHFCPTTVISLENTLDGMIMPLSEARRISEWTHANNMKIHLDGARLWEAVVSGAGSLPEYCGLFDSISLCFSKGLGAPIGSIIIGSQEFIKKARRFRKSIGGGTRQAGVIASAARVAVEETFGSDPSGKDGKLKETHAKAKQIADMWTSRGGKLQHPVQTNMVWLDLEASGVGPNDLPEIGKGKGLQLLGGRLVIHYQVSEEAIARLEQVFDAVMKGEFARSDDTSKPYGMK, encoded by the exons ATGGCCCACCTCTCTACGGCTGCAATGGCGCAAGCCTCTATCGCCAACAGCTCATGGCACGGGGCTGGCGCCGCGGAGTTCGATCTTCGAA GCGACACCATGACGAAGCCTACCCCGTCTATGCTTGAGGCGATTTGCCAGACTACtctgctggatgatgtcTTCAATGAGGACCCGGTCACCAATTCCCTCCAAACCTATGTCGCCGAGCGGACGGGACATGAGGGAGGCCTGCTAGTTATGTCAGGCACCATGGGCAACCAGGTGGCCCTTCGCACGCATCTAGTGCAACCCCCGTATGCCGTCCTGTGCGATCATCGATCCCACATCGTCAAATACGAGGCTGGTGGAGTCAGCTCATGGACAGGGGCTACTGTGCAGGCAGTTATACCCAAGAATGGCATTCATTTGACCCTGGAGGATGTTCAGAAGCACGCGGTGCTCGGTGATAACGACCACTTCTGTCCGACCACGGTGATCAGTTTGGAGAACACCCTCGATGGGATGATCATGCCCCTGAGCGAAGCTCGTCGCATCTCCGAGTGGACCCATGCCAATAATATGAAGATACACCTGGACGGTGCGCGACTGTGGGAGGCTGTTGTGTCCGGAGCCGGCAGCCTGCCTGAGTACTGCGGTCTGTTCGATAGCATCAGTCTGTGCTTCTCGAAGGGACTCGGCGCACCCATTGGAAGTATCATTATCGGCTCTCAGGAGTTCATCAAGAAAGCTCGCCGGTTCCGCAAGTCGATTGGCGGTGGTACCCGGCAGGCGGGCGTGATAGCCTCTGCGGCGCGGGTTGCCGTCGAGGAGACTTTCGGCTCAGACCCTAGCGGAAAGGACGGCAAGCTCAAGGAAACACAtgccaaggccaagcagATTGCCGATATGTGGACGAGCCGCGGAGGCAAACTACAACATCCCGTGCAGACCAACATGGTCTGGTTGGATCTGGAAGCCTCGGGGGTGGGACCCAATGATCTGCCGGAGATCGGCAAGGGAAAGGGACTGCAACTCCTGGGGGGCCGTCTGGTCATTCACTACC AGGTGTCTGAGGAGGCAATCGCGCGGCTGGAGCAGGTGTTTGATGCAGTGATGAAGGGCGAGTTCGCACGCAGTGACGATACGAGCAAGCCGTACGGGATGAAATAA
- a CDS encoding uncharacterized protein (ID:PFLUO_001393-T1.cds;~source:funannotate) produces the protein MEATQESTQPCADPRRMGLNNSGLHETDLADIICILHPNSHTAHDAVSATARHGTQHILQRDLLEYESSDTASLDVALRLSSDVHDLGMGFCFGRNRASCDVLLSGDDDAKRVSNKHFRIYLTGDGIIMLQDTSTNGTIVDNCRLRKRDKDNNSRMLTNGSVINLVSGTQNSDEVRFIVRIPSRDGFNMQYTQNVLRYFERVQRHAGAVQHKTRHLAQAQPALSWSAANTFGMHWSGGSMYNVTGQIGKGAFATVYKLATKQHGTIFAAKELDKRRFMKNGILDQKVDNEMKIMRDLRHPNIVKYINHYEYDRWIYIIMEYVPGGELSTYLQSHGKIPEEMVRTVARQILRALHYLHKRRITHRDIKPDNILIASLDPLRVKLSDFGLSKVVQEETFLKTFCGTLLYCAPEVYPDYEMYRGEFRKRRRVGDPPPKTSPYGQSVDMWSLGAVLYHILSGVPPYTGTAQDRGVQMLRTIMTTEADFDILRQAGVSESGIDFVSHLLNRDPHSRPSEKECFQHPWIASVPDVDEYDDSSLLTDLRQGLPAIGEDAEEDLDASQLSINDDLAYYTWEADKEGNSSSNETLTKKPRLEFVPPDVRYPSLPNIESFQDDQVVAEQNARRLFDESQTATMQHARRLFGEVTSSALRSSHALGNADPYTGDELDPNDFISSGESFSEARSVSSIISLPANPIGGTAPSLMGAENLVGRLNMNSSHPTLPQTQAGPVNETPTRKTSPGEPMEPATTDSDTRPTSSAHETTPKAPQIARRIEIALPDTASEESSIHSRSPSATGPQQQAKDGGYDDELAITLDAQTGRAILQQLAAPSEPSSPIVHQPSLPSAISDPEFTKPRPVLGRLISLPGSIFDVSLRLENRMTSWGRGPLATVRHPDSMDTRIPAYALELTFWAPALEARIAMGQDWMQVSGVMAIISTKARKGIWVNDVPLRKDEALSYGKLYTGDIITVYQHNDKFLKLRCEFYHGESVFPRPAHEAGLVVRQVLTPKYDGATNRMPVRPVEVKGGDE, from the exons ATGGAGGCAACACAAGAATCCACTCAGCCATGTGCCGACCCCCGCCGGATGGGCTTGAATAATTCCGGACTCCACGAAACAGACCTGGCGGATATCATCTGTATCCTTCATCCCAACTCCCATACGGCTCATGATGCGGTGTCGGCAACGGCACGGCATGGCACCCAGCATATACTCCAGCGGGATCTGTTGGAATACGAAAGCTCCGATACGGCCTCGCTGGATGTCGCACTGAGACTATCTTCGGATGTCCACGACCTGGGCATGGGGTTCTGCTTTGGCCGCAACCGTGCTTCCTGCGACGTACTTCTTTCGGGCGACGATGACGCTAAACGTGTCTCCAACAAGCACTTTCGCATTTACCTCACCGGTGATGGGATTATCATGTTGCAAGATACCTCGACAAACGGGACTATCGTAGATAATTGCCGTCTGCGGAAGAGAGACAAGGACAATAACAGCCGGATGCTGACCAACGGTTCTGTCATTAATTTGGTCAGTGGCACTCAAAACTCGGACGAAGTGCGGTTTATCGTCCGGATTCCATCGCGAGATGGGTTCAATATGCAGTACACGCAGAACGTGCTTCGCTACTTCGAACGGGTCCAGAGACACGCTGGAGCTGTCCAGCACAAGACGCGGCATCTCGCCCAAGCTCAGCCCGCTCTGTCGTGGTCGGCTGCCAATACGTTTGGCATGCATTGGTCAGGCGGCTCGATGTACAATGTGACTGGCCAGATCGGAAAGGGGGCCTTTGCAACGGTTTACAAGCTCGCCACCAAGCAGCATGGGACGATCTTTGCGGCCAAGGAGCTCGACAAGCGGCGTTTCATGAAGAATGGTATTTTGGATCAGAAAGTCGACAATGAAATGAAAATCATGAGAGACCTTCGACAT CCGAATATCGTGAAATACATTAATCACTATGAGTATGATCGCTGGATCTACATCATCATGGAATATGTTCCTGGGGGCGAGCTATCCACATATCTGCAAAGCCACGGCAAAATTCCCGAAGAAATGGTCAGAACGGTAGCCCGTCAAATCCTACGGGCACTCCACTATCTCCACAAACGTCGCATCACCCATCGCGACATCAAACCAGACAACATCCTGATCGCGTCCCTCGACCCACTGAGGGTCAAGCTCTCCGACTTCGGGCTGTCTAAGGTGGTGCAAGAGGAAACCTTTCTCAAGACATTCTGTGGCACGCTACTTTACTGTGCGCCTGAGGTGTACCCAGACTACGAGATGTACAGAGGCGAGTTCCGCAAAAGACGCCGAGTTGGAGATCC ACCACCGAAAACATCCCCCTACGGCCAGTCCGTAGACATGTGGTCCCTCGGTGCCGTGCTCTACCACATCCTGTCTGGAGTTCCTCCATACACGGGGACCGCGCAAGATCGAGGCGTGCAGATGCTGCGCACCATCATGACCACAGAGGCTGATTTCGACATCCTGCGTCAAGCCGGTGTGTCCGAATCGGGCATTGATTTCGTCTCACACCTCTTAAACCGCGACCCTCACTCCCGTCCATCAGAAAAGGAATGCTTCCAGCACCCCTGGATTGCCAGCGTTCCGGACGTGGACGAGTATGACGACAGTTCCCTTCTTACTGACCTCCGGCAAGGTCTGCCAGCCATtggtgaagatgccgaggaggatctggatgcGTCTCAACTGTCCATCAACGACGATCTCGCCTACTACACGTGGGAAGCTGACAAGGAGGGAAACAGCAGCAGTAACGAGACCCTCACCAAGAAACCTCGTCTCGAATTCGTCCCGCCTGATGTCCGCTAtccctctcttcccaacATTGAGAGTTTCCAGGATGATCAAGTGGTCGCAGAGCAAAACGCAAGGCGTCTATTTGACGAGAGCCAAACAGCCACTATGCAGCATGCAAGACGGCTATTTGGTGAAGTCACCTCCTCGGCTCTACGCAGCTCCCACGCCCTTGGCAATGCGGATCCATACACCGGGGATGAATTGGACCCAAACGACTTCATTTCTTCCGGTGAGTCGTTCAGCGAAGCCCGTAGTGTCTCCTCGATCATTTCCCTCCCGGCGAACCCAATCGGTGGAACCGCGCCCAGCTTGATGGGAGCGGAGAATCTCGTTGGACGGCTGAATATGAATTCTTCACACCCTACCCTTCCTCAGACTCAGGCCGGCCCGGTTAACGAGACACCGACGCGGAAGACCAGTCCTGGAGAACCCATGGAGCCCGCGACTACAGATAGCGATACCCGTCCAACATCCAGCGCGCACGAGACAACCCCCAAAGCGCCTCAGATTGCGCGCCGCATTGAGATTGCGCTTCCTGATACGGCCAGTGAAGAATCCAGTATTCATAGCCGTTCACCTTCGGCCACTGGTCCCCAACAACAAGCCAAGGATGGTGGCTACGACGACGAATTGGCCATAACCCTCGACGCTCAGACAGGGCGGGCCATCTTGCAGCAATTAGCTGCTCCATCCGAACCATCATCTCCAATTGTGCATCAGCCAAGTCTCCCATCCGCCATTTCCGATCCGGAGTTCACCAAACCCCGGCCAGTTTTGGGCAGGCTGATCAGCCTCCCGGGATCTATCTTTGACGTGTCCCTCCGCTTGGAAAACCGGATGACCTCCTGGGGCCGGGGTCCATTGGCTACAGTACGACACCCCGACTCAATGGACACGCGCATCCCCGCGTATGCTCTAGAGTTGACCTTTTGGGCGCCCGCCCTGGAGGCGCGAATCGCAATGGGCCAAGACTGGATGCAGGTCTCGGGAGTGATGGCGATTATCTCTACCAAAGCGCGCAAAGGCATCTGGGTGAACGACGTCCCACTGCGCAAGGATGAGGCTCTGAGCTACGGCAAGTTGTACACGGGCGATATCATCACCGTCTACCAGCATAATGACAAGTTCCTGAAACTGCGGTGCGAATTCTACCACGGGGAAAGCGTGTTCCCTCGGCCGGCGCATGAGGCCGGGCTCGTGGTGCGCCAGGTGCTCACGCCAAAATACGATGGGGCTACAAATCGGATGCCTGTTCGGCCGGTAGAGGTGAAGGGGGGCGACGAATAG
- a CDS encoding uncharacterized protein (ID:PFLUO_001394-T1.cds;~source:funannotate), protein MSLSRSPSPRPGGGGGWSSPGLAPGSGTSTPRSGGYSPSPGTLTPNVSWATAKAKSDEVRGYPSFSTRNSGFFSRQKHRLSARLPSFRSGPRHARDYVDKDEFERRPSWRPGGVGRGPIAVLGRMMRRPRSRLLLGLFVLWLGYMCLWTTLIQVYRRSSFGGGRKFVIILGSNVEGGVMELKGAREWAIERNSIWNKQKYARNWGYELEVANMLAKKRYSHEWRENWEKADVIREAMRKYPQAEWFWWLDLNTWIMEYGTDLQSHIFNDLESHVYRDINAFNPLKIVHPLPEFWLDDLGRALEGDEDPNSLNLLLSQDCSGFNLGSFFVRRSIWTDRFLDTWWDPVMYEQMHMTWEHKEQDALEYLYQSQPWIRSSVGFLPQRSINSFPPGACGEGQDPMVHYQQNARDFVVNMAGCNYGRDCWTEVYTYREMSNRLNRSLWQRFKDGINTLIDRVRGPFVTLDGDDE, encoded by the exons ATGTCCCTATCGCGATCACCCTCCCCGCGCCCgggcggaggtggagggtgGTCCAGCCCGGGCCTAGCTCCCGGTAGCGGcacctcgacgccgcgcaGTGGCGGCTACTCACCCTCGCCCGGCACGCTAACCCCCAACGTGTCCTGGGCGACAGCCAAAGCGAAAAGCGACGAGGTGCGCGGGTATCCGTCCTTTTCGACACGCAAttcgggcttcttctcgcgGCAGAAACATCGCCTTTCGGCTCGTTTGCCCAGTTTTCGATCTGGGCCCCGCCATGCGCGCGACTATGTGGATAAAGATGAGTTCGAGCGGAGACCTTCTTGGCGCCCTGGTGGCGTTGGCCGTGGGCCCATCGCCGTGCTGGGGAGGATGATGCGCCGGCCGCGGTCGAGGTTGCTGTTGGGGTTATTTGTGCTGTGGTTGGGGTATATGTGTTTGTGGACGA CTCTCATACAGGTATATCGGCGATCAAGTTTCGGCGGCGGACGCAAGTTCGTGATTATTCTCGGGTCCAATGTCGAGGGCGGCGTGATGGAGCTGAAGGGCGCGCGCGAGTGGGCAATCGAGCGAAACAGTATCTGGAATAAACAAAAGTATGCGCGCAACTGGGGGTACGAGCTGGAGGTTGCCAACATGTTGGCCAAGAAGCGATATTCGCACGAGTGGCGCGAGAACTGGGAGAAGGCCGACGTGATTCGCGAGGCAATGCGCAAGTACCCGCAGGCGGAATG GTTCTGGTGGCTGGATCTTAATACCTGGATCATGGAATACGGAACGGATTTGCAAAGTCACATCTTCAACGACCTGGAGTCGCACGTCTACCGCGATATCAACGCCTTCAATCCGCTCAAGATCGTCCACCCCCTGCCCGAGTTCTGGCTAGATGACCTCGGGCGTGCCCTCGAGGGCGATGAGGACCCCAACTCGCTTAATCTGCTCTTATCGCAAGACTGCTCTGGTTTCAACCTGGGCTCATTCTTCGTCAGGCGATCCATCTGGACAGACCGATTCCTCGATACTTGGTGGGACCCTGTCATGTACGAGCAGATGCACATGACATGGGAGCACAAGGAGCAAGACGCCCTGGAATACCTCTACCAGAGCCAGCCATGGATCCGGAGCAGCGTCGGATTCCTGCCTCAGCGCAGCATCAACTCTTTCCCGCCCGGTGCGTGCGGCGAAGGCCAGGACCCCATGGTGCACTACCAGCAGAATGCACGCGATTTTGTCGTCAATATGGCGGGCTGCAACTACGGCCGTGACTGCTGGACCGAGGTGTATACCTACCGCGAGATGAGCAATCGGCTCAATCGGTCATTATGGCAGCGCTTTAAGGATGGGATCAACACCTTGATCGACAGGGTGCGAGGGCCTTTTGTGACGCTCGACGGGGATGATGAATGA
- a CDS encoding uncharacterized protein (ID:PFLUO_001395-T1.cds;~source:funannotate): MPTPESASFLAKKPTVPPTYDGVDFEDNVAVHNARDAIIREQWVRSMMARLVGEELGKCYQREGVNHMEKCGVLREKYFELIKERKVKGYLFEEKNYYSKSA, encoded by the exons ATGCCGACCCCCGAATCCGCGTCCTTcctggccaagaagcccaCCGTGCCCCCAACCTACGACGGCGTCGACTTCGAAGACAACGTCGCCGTGCACAATGCCCGCGACGCGATCATCCGCGAGCAGTGGGTGCGCAGCATGATGGCCCGTCTGGTCGGTGAGGAGCTTGGCAAGTGTTATCAGCGCGAGGGCGTGAATCACATGGAGAAATGTGGTGTTTTGAGGG AGAAATACTTCGAGCTCatcaaggagcgcaaggtgAAGGGGTATCTGTTCGAGGAGAAGAACTACTATTCCAAGTCGGCATAA
- a CDS encoding uncharacterized protein (ID:PFLUO_001396-T1.cds;~source:funannotate) — protein MVFAFTLPTTSPLSFQSFITSSTHPSLPQSASTARHALRLALKAHKRLPRGARQDAHLPTVLSTLTEYLPYLFAISHGLSGKPIQNESSTNAASRSGEEVEITLRAEIESAWRPTLSSAGGLLNTTSDSKKWAAPMRNGRVLGRGIDFEIAFTLTTMGYVLSRLAKTGVVDAMYASVTPTAEQRTAAVQSATRNLLQASAVHLLLASSPAFTVATGLAVPDLDPAAQSALSSLALAEATLLAVLKDDAYVVACIQARNPNDRDWMVRAPEIPKVRALLFARLCVRAAEYAEQAAAGLGAVGSVSGRGGGVDDDLVRYAGVLGRVSRARACRFFGVDAELAGKIGEGIAWLRAARTPLGLRAAAGSSAAGTEESAPSKGGLSRLKREWTERREERRISKDAGGGRERSDKSGALDPGDDAGRDEEGRVIAMLESKWVHMNDTINTQLIPASAPLLSNLPSGRDIHSPPAPYKPPALDEDQLIRMRAPPDENVDLHFGSDPDDSDEDVSVLPQSHGPPGGFPDRSETASTAYY, from the exons ATGGTCTTCGCCTTCACCCTCCCGACCACCTCGcctctctccttccaatCCTTCATCACATCATCCACGCACCCATCTCTCCCCCAatccgcctccaccgcccGCCATGCCCTCCGCCTGGCCCTCAAGGCCCACAAGCGCCTACCCCGCGGCGCGCGCCAGGACGCCCACCTACCCACCGTGCTCTCCACACTGACCGAATACCTACCATACCTCTTTGCAATCTCCCATGGCCTAAGTGGGAAACCCATCCAAAATGAGTCAAGCACCAACGCAGCTTCGCGCTccggcgaagaagtcgagATCACGCTGCGCGCGGAGATCGAGTCTGCCTGGCGTCCAACGTTGTCTTCTGCCGGCGGCCTACTAAATACTACCTCTGATTCCAAGAAATGGGCAGCGCCTATGCGGAATGGCCGAGTCTTGGGTCGCGGTATTGACTTTGAGATCGCATTCACGCTCACCACGATGGGGTATGTGCTGAGTCGACTGGCGAAGACCGGTGTCGTGGACGCGATGTACGCGTCCGTGACGCCGACGGCTGAGCAGCGCACTGCTGCTGTGCAGAGTGCCACGCGGAATTTGCTACAAGCCAGCGCGGTGCATTTGCTTCTTGCTTCGTCGCCTGCCTTTACTGTCGCGACGGGACTAGCAGTGCCGGATCTTGACCCGGCAGCACAATCTGCTCTATCATCGCTCGCCCTGGCCGAGGCTACGTTGTTGGCCGTTCTCAAGGATGATGCCTATGTCGTGGCGTGCATCCAGGCCCGCAACCCGAATGACCGCGACTGGATGGTGCGCGCGCCGGAGATACCCAAGGTGCGCGCTTTGCTCTTTGCGCGGTTATGTGTGCGTGCGGCCGAGTATGCGGAGCAGGCTGCTGCGGGACTTGGAGCTGTCGGGTCTGTGTCAGgtcgcggcggcggggtcgatgatgatttgGTTCGATATGCGGGGGTTCTAGGCCGAGTGTCTCGGGCTCGTGCGTGCCGATTTTTTGGCGTTGATGCCGAGCTGGCTGGTAAGATCGGTGAAGGGATCGCGTGGTTGCGCGCAGCGCGTACTCCGCTCGGACTGCGTGCTGCTGCCGGGTCGTCCGCTGCCGGGACAGAGGAGTCTGCACCGTCGAAGGGAGGGCTCTCGCGCTTGAAGCGTGAGTGGActgagaggagagaagagcgcCGCATCAGCAAAGACGCAGGCGGAGGGCGTGAGCGGAGCGACAAGAGCGGCGCCCTAGACCCTGGGGACGATGCTGGCCGCGATGAGGAGGGCCGAGTGATTGCCATGCTGGAAAGCAAATGGGTGCACATGAACGATACG ATAAACACCCAGCTCATCCCAGCTTCTGCGCCACTACTTTCGAACCTACCTTCTGGACGAGATATACActccccgccagcgccgTATAAGCCACCAGCACTGGACGAAGACCAACTGATTCGCATGCGCGCCCCGCCAGATGAAAACGTGGACCTGCATTTTGGAAGTGACCCAGACGACAGCGATGAGGATGTTTCTGTTCTCCCGCAGAGTCACGGCCCGCCTGGCGGATTCCCGGATCGGAGTGAGACGGCCAGTACTGCCTATTATTGA